Proteins found in one Anaeromicrobium sediminis genomic segment:
- a CDS encoding aspartate/glutamate racemase family protein: MYNVGRDMGINYIRARKNHSCYGMGLGIMILDEVYPGFPGDVRNASGFPYPVQYDIVNNIDIFKLVWEEDKSQCLQPILDAAKRLEKMGCRAIAAECGYFAYFQQEVAGYVDIPVFMSSLLQVPMIQQVIGPKKKVAIIAAQGKFLTKTHLERVGIDPDSNYIIAGAQDEYGCTQFDTLWDHTKRPEVPEAYFDKAEADMVRMCKDLKEKHPDIGAIMLECTGMQPFARAIQRELDLPVYSWGTMLDYAYSVVAHRDYYGHV; the protein is encoded by the coding sequence GAATAAATTATATTAGAGCTAGAAAAAATCACAGTTGCTATGGTATGGGACTTGGAATAATGATATTAGATGAAGTATACCCAGGATTTCCAGGAGATGTAAGAAATGCTAGTGGATTCCCTTATCCTGTACAATACGATATAGTAAATAATATTGATATTTTCAAATTAGTTTGGGAAGAAGACAAAAGTCAATGTTTACAACCTATATTAGATGCTGCTAAAAGACTTGAAAAAATGGGATGTAGAGCAATAGCTGCTGAATGTGGATACTTTGCATACTTCCAACAAGAAGTAGCTGGATATGTGGATATCCCAGTATTTATGTCAAGTTTATTACAAGTTCCAATGATTCAACAAGTTATAGGACCTAAGAAAAAGGTAGCCATTATTGCTGCACAAGGAAAGTTTTTAACTAAGACTCATTTAGAGAGAGTTGGAATAGATCCAGATAGTAACTATATTATTGCTGGTGCACAAGACGAATATGGATGTACACAATTTGATACTCTATGGGATCATACTAAGAGACCAGAAGTACCAGAGGCATATTTTGATAAAGCTGAAGCAGATATGGTTAGAATGTGTAAAGATCTTAAAGAAAAGCATCCTGATATTGGAGCTATTATGTTAGAATGTACGGGAATGCAACCTTTTGCAAGAGCAATTCAAAGAGAATTAGATTTACCTGTATATAGTTGGGGAACTATGCTAGATTATGCATATTCTGTTGTAGCTCATAGGGATTATTACGGACATGTATAA